A genomic window from Brassica oleracea var. oleracea cultivar TO1000 chromosome C8, BOL, whole genome shotgun sequence includes:
- the LOC106307407 gene encoding ras-related protein RABA6b, with translation MAEESYDEECDYLFKAVLIGDSAVGKSNLLSRFTRDEFRLDSKPTIGVDFAYRNVCVGGKTIKAQIWDTAGQERFRAITSSYYRGALGALLIYDITRRQTFQNIKKWLSELRGFSSPDTVVVLVGNKSDLGQSREVEEDEGKSLAELEGLYFLETSALQNQNVEEAFLSMIERIHEVLIQKIALDNKSNGDDGDGPVVPAGREVVNIDEVTATRPLSTSFSNCCLK, from the exons ATGGCGGAGGAATCCTACGACGAAGAGTGTGACTACCTATTCAAGGCGGTACTAATAGGAGACTCCGCCGTCGGAAAATCAAACCTCTTGTCGAGGTTCACGAGAGATGAGTTCCGGTTAGACTCTAAACCGACCATCGGAGTAGACTTTGCTTACCGGAATGTTTGCGTGGGTGGTAAGACCATCAAAGCTCAGATATGGGACACCGCCGGCCAAGAAAG ATTTAGAGCAATAACGAGTTCGTACTACCGTGGAGCTTTAGGAGCTTTATTGATCTACGACATCACAAGACGACAAACGTTCCAAAACATAAAGAAGTGGTTGTCGGAGCTCAGAGGCTTCTCAAGCCCCGATACTGTCGTTGTTCTCGTCGGTAACAAATCCGATCTCGGGCAGTCTAGAGAAGTTGAAGAAGATGAGGGTAAGAGTTTAGCTGAGCTAGAGGGTCTATATTTCCTAGAAACATCGGCTTTACAAAACCAAAACGTCGAAGAAGCGTTTCTAAGCATGATTGAACGGATACATGAGGTTTTGATCCAGAAGATCGCTTTAGATAACAAATCAAACGGTGACGACGGTGATGGTCCGGTCGTTCCCGCCGGTAGAGAGGTAGTAAATATTGACGAAGTCACCGCCACTCGACCGTTGAGTACTTCTTTCTCCAATTGTTGTCTCAAGTAA
- the LOC106312335 gene encoding small ubiquitin-related modifier 5-like has product MMRSKRCRAPQEKITLKVTNLEDEGKDVYEIGVHVHLERLMLDYCQRRNLDYTTLSFIFNGTFIRPLQTPAQLMMENDDIIDTVMDQGSAGTNEGTA; this is encoded by the coding sequence ATGATGAGGTCAAAGAGGTGTCGAGCTCCACAAGAGAAGATCACTCTCAAGGTCACGAACCTAGAGGACGAAGGTAAAGATGTCTACGAGATTGGTGTTCATGTACATCTTGAGAGACTAATGCTTGATTACTGCCAAAGGAGAAACTTAGATTACACCACTCTCAGTTTCATCTTTAACGGTACCTTCATCAGGCCACTACAGACTCCCGCTCAGCTGATGATGGAAAATGACGACATCATCGACACGGTCATGGATCAAGGCAGCGCCGGTACTAACGAAGGCACCGCTTGA
- the LOC106307618 gene encoding laccase-1, which produces MKTFGFLMISTFLVLFATLLPYSSASTTRRFHFNVEWKKVTRLCHTKQLLTVNGQYPGPAVVVNEGDTVEIKVTNRIAHNTTIHWHGLRQYRSGWADGPAYITQCPIRSKQSYTYRFKVEDQRGTLLWHAHHSWQRASVYGAFIIYPRQPYPFSGSHIQSEIPIILGEWWNDDVDKVEKQMLKTGAGAKVSDAYTLNGLPGPLYPCSTKDTFTANVDAGKTYILRIINAALNNELFFAISNHTLTVVEVDAVYTKPVHTKAIMIAPGQTTTLLLRTNHLSDGEFLIAATPYVTSVFPFNNSTTVGFLRYNKSKPVNHLNRRRLITTLSTRSVLPDMLDTKFATRFSDSIKSLGSAEYPCKVPTAIDKRVITTISLNLQNCPENKTCSGYDGKRFFASMNNVSFIRPPISILESYYKKQSRGVFTLNFPEKPPSRFDFTGVDPVSENMNTEFGTKLFEVDFGARLEIVFQGTSFLNIENHPLHVHGHNFFVVGRGFGNFDEEKDQEKYNLVDPPERNTIAVPTGGWAAIRINADNPGVWFIHCHLEQHTSWGLAMGFIVKDGPLPSQTLLRPPRDLPKC; this is translated from the exons ATGAAGACTTTCGGATTTCTAATGATTTCGACCTTTCTGGTTCTCTTTGCAACTCTTCTCCCTTATTCTTCGGCTTCAACCACCCGTCGATTTCACTTTAAT GTCGAGTGGAAGAAGGTAACTAGGCTGTGCCACACGAAGCAACTTTTAACGGTGAACGGACAATACCCTGGGCCGGCGGTGGTGGTTAACGAAGGTGACACCGTAGAAATCAAAGTGACTAACCGGATTGCTCACAATACAACTATTCATTG GCATGGGTTAAGGCAATACCGGAGCGGTTGGGCTGATGGACCGGCTTACATTACGCAGTGTCCTATACGATCGAAACAATCATATACATATAGGTTCAAAGTGGAAGACCAAAGAGGCACACTCCTTTGGCATGCACATCACTCATGGCAACGCGCCTCCGTCTACGGTGCCTTCATCATCTATCCGAGGCAGCCTTACCCATTCTCCGGCAGCCACATCCAGTCCGAAATTCCCATTATACTCG GTGAATGGTGGAATGATGACGTAGACAAGGTGGAGAAGCAGATGTTGAAAACAGGAGCTGGTGCCAAAGTTTCCGACGCTTACACGCTTAACGGCCTTCCCGGTCCACTTTATCCTTGCTCTACCAAAG ATACTTTCACCGCGAACGTGGACGCGGGAAAAACATACATCCTCCGCATAATCAACGCTGCTCTAAACAACGAACTCTTCTTCGCTATATCAAACCACACACTAACCGTAGTCGAAGTCGACGCGGTTTACACCAAACCGGTTCATACCAAAGCAATCATGATCGCTCCCGGTCAAACCACCACCCTCCTCCTCCGCACCAACCACCTCTCCGACGGAGAATTTCTCATAGCCGCAACTCCTTATGTCACTTCCGTCTTCCCCTTCAACAACTCCACCACCGTCGGCTTCCTCCGTTACAACAAGAGTAAACCGGTTAACCATCTAAACCGACGCCGGTTAATAACGACGCTATCCACACGCTCGGTCCTCCCGGACATGCTGGACACGAAGTTCGCGACGAGATTCTCCGACAGCATCAAGAGCCTCGGGTCGGCCGAGTACCCGTGCAAAGTCCCTACGGCGATCGACAAGCGCGTGATCACCACGATCAGCCTCAACCTCCAAAACTGCCCGGAGAATAAAACCTGCTCCGGATACGACGGGAAGAGATTCTTCGCGTCGATGAACAACGTCTCGTTCATCAGACCTCCTATCTCAATCCTGGAGAGCTACTACAAGAAACAGAGCAGAGGGGTGTTCACGCTCAACTTCCCGGAGAAGCCTCCGAGCAGATTCGACTTCACGGGAGTCGACCCCGTGTCGGAGAACATGAACACCGAGTTCGGAACCAAGCTGTTCGAAGTGGACTTCGGTGCGAGGTTGGAGATTGTGTTCCAGGGGACGAGTTTTTTAAATATTGAGAACCATCCGTTACATGTGCACGGACACAACTTCTTCGTTGTCGGAAGAGGGTTCGGAAACTTCGACGAGGAGAAGGATCAGGAGAAGTATAACTTGGTGGATCCGCCTGAGAGGAACACGATCGCGGTGCCGACGGGAGGATGGGCGGCGATTAGGATAAACGCTGATAATCCTGGAGTTTGGTTTATTCACTGTCATCTCGAGCAGCATACCTCTTGGGGATTGGCTATGGGCTTTATCGTTAAAGATGGGCCTCTTCCTTCGCAGACTCTGCTTCGTCCTCCTCGTGATCTTCCCAAGTGTTGA
- the LOC106307619 gene encoding exonuclease 1 — protein sequence MGIKDLLRFMKPYILPIHIQKYAGTRVGIDAYSWLHKGAYSCSMELCLDTDGKKKLRYIDYFMHRISLLQHYEITPVVVLDGGHMPCKAATGDERQRKRKANFDAAMVKLKEGNVKAAVEFFQRAVSVTSSMAHQLIQVLKSENVEFIVAPYEADAQLAYLSSLELEQGGIAAVITEDSDLLAYGCKAVIFKMDRYGKGEELILDNVFQAADQKPSFQNFDQELFTAMCVLAGCDFLPSVPGVGISRAHGFISKYQSVERVLSVLKTKKGKLVPEDYSSSLMEAVSVFQYARVYDFHGKKLKHLKPLSQNLMDLPVEQLEFLGPDLSPSVAAAIAEGKVDPITMEAFNRFSVSGRQMKTPVQSFKEQEKRSSFLLLPLSESEERMNLKRSADEAIIGPESVLEEPKYSKQDLDLHKLVSQQPNKDHMIIPTSNPSLAPDNNPFKIRKTDEINMEEYGLQELKVSFGTNGEAMDVTSSPNSKEHDCSEDQKEVTIDLSKLDDSLIKLDAEKTRDKESSVDSEDVVEIQGHVNITTKRVRGAKPRAESFKVKASFRSSEDKKVRINKKSSILDFFHRL from the exons ATGGGGATAAAGGATCTCCTCAGATTCATGAAGCCATACATTCTCCCCATTCACATCCAGAAATACGCCGGAACACGA GTGGGAATCGATGCGTATTCATGGCTACACAAAGGAG CATACTCATGCAGTATGGAGCTGTGTTTAGACACTGATGGGAAGAAGAAGCTGAGGTACATTGATTACTTCATGCACAGAATCAGTCTTCTTCAACACTATGAGATTACCCCAGTCGTTGTTCTCGACGGTGGTCATATGCCCTGCAAGGCTGCCACTGGTGACGAACGCCAAAG GAAGCGAAAGGCAAACTTTGATGCTGCAATGGTGAAGCTTAAAGAAGGGAATGTCAAAGCAGCTGTTGAGTTCTTCCAG AGGGCCGTTAGTGTAACATCATCCATGGCTCATCAGTTGATTCAG GTTCTGAAATCAGAAAACGTTGAATTTATCGTAGCTCCGTATGAGGCTGATGCTCAGCTAGCATACCTATCCAGCCTCGAACTGGAACAAGGCGGGATTGCTGCTGTTATAACCGAGGACAGCGATTTACTTGCCTATGGCTGCAAAGCT GTTATCTTTAAGATGGACCGGTATGGCAAAGGGGAGGAACTGATTCTAGATAATGTTTTTCAAGCCGCTGATCAAAAACCCTCTTTCCAGAACTTTGATCAAGAGCTATTCACTG CAATGTGCGTACTAGCCGGATGTGATTTTCTGCCCTCTGTTCCTGGTGTTGGCATCTCGAGAGCTCATGGATTCATCTCCAAGTACCAGAGTGTTGAACGT GTTTTGTCAGTTCTCAAGACAAAAAAGGGTAAACTAGTTCCTGAGGATTACTCCAGCTCCTTGATGGAAGCAGTTTCAGTTTTTCAGTATGCTCGTGT ATATGACTTTCATGGTAAGAAGCTCAAGCACTTGAAACCCCTCTCGCAGAACCTCATGGACTTACCAGTTGAACAACTTGAGTTCCTGGGACC AGATCTCTCACCATCTGTTGCTGCTGCAATTGCTGAAGGGAAAGTTGATCCCATAACCATGGAGGCATTTAACCGCTTCTCGGTTTCCGGGAGACAGATGAAGACACCTGTTCAATCATTCAAAGAACAGGAAAAGAGAAGCTCCTTTTTGTTATTGCCTTTGTCTGAAAGCGAGGAAAGAATGAATCTCAAAAGGAGTGCAGATGAAGCTATAATCGGTCCAGAAAGTGTTCTGGAGGAGCCAAAGTATTCCAAACAAGATTTAGATCTACACAAACTGGTGTCGCAGCAGCCTAACAAGGATCATATGATTATCCCGACCAGCAATCCCTCACTGGCTCCGGATAACAACCCATTCAAGATCAGAAAAACTGATGAAATCAACATGGAAGAGTATGGTTTGCAAGAACTCAAGGTTTCTTTTGGGACCAACGGTGAAGCAATGGATGTTACTTCTTCACCAAACTCTAAGGAGCACGATTGTTCAGAGGATCAAAAGGAGGTTACAATCGATTTGTCCAAGCTTGATGATTCTCTAATCAAACTGGACGCCGAGAAGACCAGAGACAAGGAAAGTTCTGTGGATTCAGAAGATGTAGTTGAGATTCAAGGTCATGTGAACATAACCACAAAGAGAGTACGTGGAGCAAAACCTAGAGCTGAGAGTTTCAAAGTAAAAGCAAGCTTTAGAAGCTCAGAGGACAAGAAGGTTAGGATCAACAAGAAAAGCAGTATATTAGACTTCTTTCATCGATTGTAA
- the LOC106308954 gene encoding mitogen-activated protein kinase 8-like, translating to MGGGGNLVDGVRRWLFHRPSSSSSNNKHKTIVLKSDTFSNPDQSGDSNELILVTEDLDFSGLQLIKVPKRNHLPIDPQKKGVQETEFFTEYGEANRYEVQEVVGKGSYGVVASALDTHTGERVAIKKINDVFDHVSDATRILREIKLLRLLRHPDVVEIKHIMLPPSRREFCDIYVVFELMESDLHQVIKANDDLTPEHYQFFLYQLLRGLKYVHAANVFHRDLKPKNILANADCKLKICDFGLARVSFNDALTAIFWTDYVATRWYRAPELCGSFFSKYTPAIDIWNVGCIFAEMLLGKPLFPGKNVVHQLDLMTDFLGTPPPESISKIRNEKARRYLSSMRKKQPVPFSHNFLKADPLALRLLERLLAFDPKDRASAEDALSDPYFSGLSNSEREPSTQPISKLEFDFERKKLNKDDVRELIYREILEYHPQMLEEYKRGGDQLSFMYPSGVDRFKRQFAYLEENQGKPGAGAGAGGGRSTALHRHHHFASLWLCVCRERVPAPNGETAEGSSDVESRAAAAVASTLESEEAENGGGYSARSLMKSASISGSKCINVQSKTDKKFGHHS from the exons ATGGGTGGTGGTGGAAATCTCGTTGATGGTGTTCGTCGTTGGCTTTTTCATCGTCCTTCTTCTTCTTCTTCCAATAATAAACACAAAACTATTGTTCTAAAGTCTGATACTTTTTCTAATCCCGATCAATCTGGAGATTCGAATGAGCTTATTCTCGTTACTGAAGATCTCGATTTCTCTGGGCTACAGCTTATTAAGGTTCCGAAACGTAATCACTTACCCATAGATCCTCAAAAGAAG GGTGTGCAGGAGACTGAGTTCTTCACGGAGTACGGAGAAGCAAACAGGTACGAGGTTCAAGAAGTCGTTGGCAAAGGAAGTTACGGCGTTGTGGCTTCCGCTCTAGACACACACACTGGTGAAAGAGTCGCCATCAAGAAGATAAACGATGTGTTTGACCATGTCTCCGACGCAACCAGGATCCTCAGAGAGATCAAGTTGCTGCGGCTGCTTCGTCATCCAGATGTTGTGGAGATTAAACACATCATGCTACCTCCTTCCCGCAGAGAGTTCTGTGATATCTACGTTGTCTTTGAGTTGATGGAGTCTGATCTCCATCAGGTGATTAAGGCTAACGATGATCTGACTCCTGAGCATTATCAGTTCTTCTTGTACCAGCTTCTCCGTGGTCTGAAGTATGTTCACGCAG CTAATGTGTTTCATAGAGATTTGAAACCAAAGAATATTCTAGCTAATGCTGATTGCAAACTGAAGATCTGTGATTTTGGACTCGCTCGTGTTTCTTTCAACGATGCCCTGACCGCTATATTTTGGACT GATTATGTAGCTACTCGGTGGTATCGTGCCCCTGAACTCTGTGGATCGTTTTTCTCCAAA TATACACCTGCGATTGATATATGGAATGTTGGTTGCATTTTTGCTGAAATGCTATTGGGAAAGCCTTTGTTTCCCGGCAAAAACGTGGTGCACCAATTGGATCTTATGACTGACTTTCTCGGCACTCCACCGCCTGAGTCCATTTCAAAA ATTAGAAATGAAAAGGCGAGGAGATACCTTAGCAGCATGAGGAAAAAACAGCCGGTTCCTTTCTCTCATAATTTCCTTAAAGCTGATCCTTTGGCTCTTCGCCTTCTTGAACGCCTTCTTGCATTTGATCCTAAAGATCGTGCATCAGCTGAAGAT GCACTGTCTGATCCATACTTCAGTGGTTTGTCGAACTCAGAGCGTGAACCATCAACGCAGCCAATTTCAAAGCTTGAGTTTGATTTTGAGAGAAAGAAGTTAAACAAAGATGATGTCAGAGAATTAATCTACCGAGAG ATATTGGAGTATCATCCTCAGATGTTGGAGGAATACAAGCGCGGTGGTGATCAGCTTAGCTTCATGTACCCTAG TGGGGTTGATAGGTTTAAGAGGCAATTTGCTTATCTTGAAGAAAATCAAGGTAAACCAGGAGCAGGAGCAGGAGCAGGAGGAGGAAGAAGTACTGCACTTCATAGACATCAT CATTTTGCTTCTTTGTGGTTGTGTGTTTGCAGAGAGAGAGTTCCTGCTCCGAATGGTGAAACTGCAGAAGGAAGTAGTGATGTTGAGAGTAGAGCAGCAGCTGCTGTGGCTTCAACCTTGGAATCTGAGGAAGCAGAGAATGGAGGAGGTTACAGTGCTCGTAGCCTCATGAAGAGTGCCAGCATCAGCGGTTCTAAATGCATCAATGTCCAATCTAAAACCGACAAAAAGTTTG GACATCATAGCTGA
- the LOC106307408 gene encoding probable calcium-binding protein CML27 produces the protein MASTNHETAQATPASVDIANPEELKKVFDQFDSNGDGKISVGELGGVFKAMGTSYTESELNRALEDVDTDRDGFINVDEFSALCRSSSTASEIRDAFDLYDQDKNGLISASELHQVLNRLGMSCSVEECTRMIGPVDADGDGNVNFEEFQKIMTSSSLTNSNNGSAASAAAANGSST, from the coding sequence ATGGCAAGTACTAATCATGAAACCGCTCAAGCCACGCCTGCCTCCGTGGACATAGCCAATCCGGAAGAGCTAAAGAAAGTTTTCGACCAGTTTGATTCCAACGGCGACGGTAAGATCTCTGTGGGTGAGCTCGGAGGGGTTTTCAAGGCCATGGGGACTTCATACACGGAGAGTGAACTCAACCGCGCGCTGGAAGATGTCGACACCGATCGCGACGGCTTCATCAACGTGGACGAGTTCTCTGCTCTCTGCCGCTCGTCTTCCACCGCGTCCGAGATCCGCGACGCCTTCGACCTCTACGACCAGGACAAAAACGGACTCATCTCCGCCTCTGAGCTCCACCAGGTCCTTAACCGCCTAGGGATGTCTTGCTCCGTGGAAGAGTGCACTCGGATGATCGGCCCTGTGGATGCCGACGGCGATGGGAATGTTAATTTCGAAGAGTTTCAAAAGATTATGACGTCATCCTCACTCACCAACAGCAACAACGGATCCGCTGCTTCGGCAGCTGCAGCAAACGGAAGTTCAACCTAG